From Triticum dicoccoides isolate Atlit2015 ecotype Zavitan unplaced genomic scaffold, WEW_v2.0 scaffold112278, whole genome shotgun sequence, one genomic window encodes:
- the LOC119343008 gene encoding germin-like protein 8-5 codes for MASSSSILLLAALLALVSCQATASDPSPLQDFCVADMNSPVRVNGFVCKNPMEVNADDFFKAAALDKPRVTNKVGSNVTLINVMQIAGLNTLGISIARIDYAPLGQNPPHTHPRATEILTVLEGTLYVGFVTSNQPAPNRNKFLSKVLNKGDVFVFPVGLIHFQFNPNPHKPAVAIATLSSQNPGAITIANAVFGSDPQISDDVLAKAFQVEKNTIDWLQAQFWENNHN; via the exons TTGCCTTGGTCTCATGCCAGGCCACTGCCTccgaccctagccccctccaggacTTTTGTGTCGCCGACATGAATTCACCAG TTCGTGTCAATGGGTTTGTTTGCAAGAACCCAATGGAGGTCAACGCTGATGACTTCTTCAAGGCAGCCGCCCTCGACAAGCCTAGGGTGACCAACAAGGTTGGATCCAACGTCACCTTGATCAACGTCATGCAGATTGCTGGACTCAACACACTCGGCATCTCAATTGCGCGCATCGACTATGCTCCCTTGGGTCAGAACCCACCACATACGCACCCTCGCGCCACTGAGATCCTCACGGTACTCGAGGGGACACTGTACGTTGGCTTTGTCACATCCAACCAGCCCGCCCCAAACAGAAACAAGTTCCTCTCCAAGGTGCTCAACAAAGGTGATGTGTTTGTCTTCCCCGTGGGGCTCATCCACTTCCAATTCAACCCCAACCCACACAAGCCCGCCGTTGCAATTGCCACACTTAGCAGCCAGAACCCTGGGGCTATCACAATTGCCAACGCGGTGTTTGGGTCAGACCCACAAATATCCGATGATGTTCTTGCCAAGGCGTTTCAGGTGGAAAAGAATACAATAGACTGGCTCCAGGCCCAGTTCTGGGAGAACAACCACAACTAA